The following are from one region of the Marinomonas sp. CT5 genome:
- the djlA gene encoding co-chaperone DjlA, protein MWKIVCAVLGYILGGFLGGLLGFIIGGVIDRAQIGGAFGNVRGRADVRLQQEIFFRTLFLLMGRLAKSDGQVSEAEIQLAQSVMQRLRLSTAAQEQAKQLFNEGKSANFDLTSVLSNFRQVVGPGDLTRTLLEVLLVSAYADGHFSVEEKSFVSQVCAHLGVSVAEFEALHIQVKQQAHFRQGYQSSSNNMESKDLLKAAYEALGVTPDMNDAEIKKAYRRLMSKNHPDKLSSQGLPDEMIELAKERTQEIQSAYEMVKNSRK, encoded by the coding sequence ATGTGGAAAATTGTTTGCGCAGTTTTGGGTTATATATTAGGTGGTTTTTTAGGTGGTTTGCTGGGATTTATTATCGGCGGAGTTATTGATAGAGCGCAGATTGGTGGGGCTTTCGGTAATGTTCGTGGACGTGCAGATGTGCGCCTTCAGCAAGAGATTTTTTTTCGTACATTATTTCTTTTGATGGGGCGATTAGCTAAGTCAGATGGTCAAGTATCTGAGGCTGAGATTCAATTAGCGCAGTCTGTTATGCAGCGTCTTCGTTTATCTACAGCTGCGCAAGAGCAAGCCAAACAGTTATTTAATGAGGGGAAATCTGCAAACTTTGATCTGACTTCTGTGTTGAGCAACTTTAGGCAGGTCGTAGGTCCAGGCGATTTAACTCGTACTTTATTAGAGGTTTTGCTGGTTTCTGCTTATGCCGATGGCCATTTTAGCGTAGAAGAAAAATCTTTTGTGTCTCAAGTTTGTGCTCATCTGGGGGTCTCTGTTGCGGAGTTTGAAGCGCTTCATATCCAAGTTAAGCAGCAGGCTCATTTTAGACAGGGTTATCAATCCTCTTCAAATAATATGGAGTCAAAAGACCTGTTAAAAGCGGCATATGAGGCTTTAGGTGTAACACCTGATATGAATGATGCGGAAATCAAAAAGGCTTATCGACGACTAATGAGTAAAAACCATCCTGATAAATTGAGTTCACAAGGACTACCGGATGAGATGATTGAATTAGCTAAAGAGCGAACACAAGAAATTCAGTCTGCTTACGAAATGGTTAAAAATTCTCGTAAATAG